The Candidatus Korarchaeota archaeon NZ13-K region TGGACGTGGTCGGGCTGAATCTCCAGTGCAAGGACCTCCCAGCCATATTCCTCCGCTATTTCTCTGATGAGTTGCTCTAATCTACGCTTAATTTCACCCACTAATACGGGCTTCCTCCTCTTAGGAATCCACACGAAGTGGTAGT contains the following coding sequences:
- the tnpA gene encoding IS200/IS605 family transposase, translating into MGYRQTRHAVYLCDYHFVWIPKRRKPVLVGEIKRRLEQLIREIAEEYGWEVLALEIQPDHV